Proteins co-encoded in one Plectropomus leopardus isolate mb chromosome 14, YSFRI_Pleo_2.0, whole genome shotgun sequence genomic window:
- the srp14 gene encoding signal recognition particle 14 kDa protein: protein MVLLENDSFLTELTRLFQKCRTSGSVVITLKKYDGRTKPVPRKGHSESFEPADNKCLIRASDGKKKISTVVSTKEVIKFQMAYSNLLRAHMDGLKKKDKKSKSKKTKATQ, encoded by the exons ATGGTGCTGCTGGAAAACGATTCG TTTCTCACAGAGCTCACGCGGCTGTTCCAGAAGTGCAGAACATCTGGAAGTGTCGTCATCACACTAAAGAAAT ATGATGGGAGGACCAAGCCAGTGCCTAGAAAGGGCCACTCAGAGTCATTTGAACCAGCAGACAACAAATGTCTCATCAGAGCCTCTGATGGCAAGAAGAAAATTAGCACAGTG GTCAGCACCAAAGAAGTAATCAAGTTTCAAATG GCATACTCCAACCTCCTGAGAGCTCACATGGACGGACTTAAGAAGAAAGAtaagaaaagcaaaagcaagaAAACCAAAGCCACCCAATGA
- the LOC121953669 gene encoding 5'-3' exonuclease PLD4, producing MSSMYSSLHDSYVPNKRRSTSCVALAVVLGCLTVLGILLAIAVLERPPPPKDHETLPEETAGSNFSTDQCSMVLVESIPKYVRYKANATFGIPLEKAWKDLLSMATDQVDVSSFYWTLTGEDINVNSSSDIPGRDILKELEELPSRNVSVRLVTSVPSVRTNSTDLKILKQKGVQVRKVNFGRLTRGVLHSKFWIVDRKHVFIGSANMDWRALTQVKELGVVVYNCSSLAKDLLKIFESYWAMGQSNSSLPQPWPAKYDTAINQQHPLLVKTDNVSSKLYLTGSPPSFCPPSRTQDLEAILSIISGAQYYVDVAVMEYFPTTRFEKPQRYWPVIDDAIRIAAFDRTVKIRMLISCGRDSDPAMLPFLQSLASMSSPHHDVSIEIKLYIVPVGNQTDIPYTRVNHNKFMVTDKTAYIGTSNWSGDYFLTTAGVGLVVSQHAPHPIWKTKALQGQLRAVFDRDWYSEFAVKLADLGHHPDCALST from the exons ATGTCCTCTATGTATAGCAGCCTTCATGACAGTTATGTTCCAAACAAAAGG AGGTCGACCAGCTGTGTGGCATTAGCTGTGGTTTTGGGCTGCCTGACAGTCCTGGGGATCCTGCTCGCCATTGCTGTGCTGGAAAGACCACCGCCCCCCAAAGATCATGAGACACTGCCTGAAGAAACTGCCGGGAGCAATTTCTCCACAGACCAGTGCAG CATGGTGCTGGTGGAGAGCATCCCAAAATACGTGAGGTACAAAGCCAATGCAACGTTTGGTATTCCTCTTGAAAAAGCCTGGAAAGATCTTCTCTCCATGGCAACGGACCAAGTGGATGTGTCATCTTTTTACTGGACTTTAACTGGGGAAGACATTAATGTTAACTCCTCCTCTGACATACCT GGTCGGGACATCCTGAAAGAACTTGAGGAATTGCCCTCCAGGAATGTTTCTGTCCGACTGGTGACCAGTGTTCCCAGTGTTAGAACAAACTCCACAGATTTAAAGATCTTAAAACAGAAAG GAGTTCAGGTGAGGAAGGTGAACTTTGGGCGCTTGACAAGAGGCGTCCTCCACAGCAAATTTTGGATCGTTGACAGAAAACATGTGTTTATTGGAAGTGCCAACATGGACTGGAGGGCTCTCACACAG GTGAAGGAACTGGGTGTTGTCGTCTACAACTGCTCTAGTCTGGCAAAGGACCTCCTAAAGATTTTCGAGTCTTACTGGGCGATGGGACAGTCCAACAGCTCCCTGCCACAGCCCTGGCCTGCAAAGTATGACACTGCCATCAACCAACAGCACCCCCTGCTGGTGAAAACTGATAATGTCTCCAGCAAGCTCTACCTCACA GGTTCTCCACCATCATTCTGTCCTCCATCGAGGACTCAGGACCTGGAAGCTATTCTCTCCATCATCTCAGGCGCCCAGTATTATGTGGATGTGGCCGTCATGGAGTACTTCCCCACCACGCGCTTTGAAAAGCCTCAGAG ATACTGGCCTGTCATTGATGACGCCATCAGGATAGCTGCTTTCGACAGGACGGTTAAGATCCGGATGCTGATCAGCTGTGGACGGGATTCTGATCCAGCCATGCTGCCTTTCCTTCAGTCTCTAGCTTCAATGAGCAGCCCTCACCATGATGTCAGCATTGAGATA AAACTATACATTGTGCCGGTGGGAAACCAGACTGATATTCCATATACTAGAGTCAACCACAATAAATTCATGGTGACTGATAAAACAGCCTACATTG GTACCTCCAATTGGTCAGGTGACTACTTTTTGACTACAGCTGGAGTCGGTCTGGTGGTTTCCCAGCATGCTCCTCACCCTATATGGAAGACCAAGGCCCTGCAGGGCCAGCTCAGGGCAGTCTTTGACAGAGACTGGTACTCTGAGTTTGCTGTGAAACTCGCTGACTTGGGACACCACCCTGACTGTGCACTATCAACATGA